In Acidovorax sp. GBBC 1281, a single window of DNA contains:
- a CDS encoding cysteine hydrolase family protein — protein MPTTPTPPRRALVVIDVQNEYFAGGNLPIEYPPVADTLPNIARAMDAAQAAGVPVVVVQHTAPTGAPVFDKATDRWQLHPEVARRPADHRIEKQLASVFANTDLADWLAARGIDTLTVVGYMTHNCDASTVFEAAHRGLAVEFLSDASGALPYANAAGRVSAEEIHRVFSVVFHSNFAAVATTRGWLAAVQAGQALPKGDVYSSNQRGREAA, from the coding sequence ATGCCCACCACCCCCACCCCTCCCCGCCGCGCCCTGGTCGTCATCGACGTGCAGAACGAGTACTTCGCGGGCGGCAACCTGCCCATCGAATACCCCCCGGTGGCGGACACGCTGCCCAACATCGCCCGCGCCATGGACGCCGCACAGGCCGCCGGCGTGCCGGTGGTAGTGGTGCAGCACACCGCGCCCACAGGCGCGCCCGTGTTCGACAAGGCCACGGACCGCTGGCAACTGCACCCGGAAGTGGCGCGCCGGCCTGCCGACCACCGCATCGAAAAACAGCTCGCCAGCGTCTTTGCGAACACCGACCTGGCCGACTGGCTGGCTGCCCGCGGCATCGATACGCTGACCGTGGTGGGCTACATGACGCACAACTGCGACGCCAGCACGGTGTTCGAAGCGGCGCACCGGGGTTTGGCCGTGGAGTTCCTGAGCGATGCCAGCGGTGCCCTGCCTTATGCCAATGCGGCCGGCCGCGTGAGCGCCGAGGAAATCCACCGCGTGTTCAGCGTGGTGTTCCACAGCAACTTCGCGGCGGTGGCGACGACCCGGGGCTGGCTGGCGGCCGTGCAGGCCGGCCAGGCCCTGCCGAAGGGCGATGTGTATTCGTCGAACCAGCGCGGGCGCGAGGCCGCCTGA
- the folK gene encoding 2-amino-4-hydroxy-6-hydroxymethyldihydropteridine diphosphokinase yields the protein MAAVYFPAGGPGTPVSAWIGLGANLGDARAALLGALDAMAQWPGSRLLRVSSLYRSAPVDAGGPDYWNAVAELATPLAAIDLLHALQAIEQAAGRERPYRNAPRTLDLDVLLYGDERIDTSELTVPHPRMGERAFVLQPLAEIAPGRVEPARLATVQSQRIERLGPFWP from the coding sequence ATGGCGGCGGTGTACTTTCCCGCGGGCGGCCCCGGCACCCCGGTCTCTGCCTGGATCGGTCTGGGCGCCAACCTGGGCGATGCGCGGGCAGCGCTGCTCGGCGCGCTCGATGCGATGGCGCAATGGCCCGGCAGCCGTTTGCTGCGGGTGTCGTCGCTGTACCGCAGCGCACCGGTGGATGCCGGTGGCCCGGACTACTGGAATGCCGTGGCCGAACTGGCCACCCCGCTGGCCGCCATCGACCTGCTGCATGCTCTGCAGGCCATCGAGCAGGCGGCCGGCCGCGAGCGCCCCTACCGCAACGCGCCGCGCACGCTGGACCTGGACGTGCTTTTGTACGGCGACGAGCGCATCGACACCTCGGAACTCACCGTGCCCCATCCGCGCATGGGCGAGCGGGCCTTCGTGCTGCAGCCCCTGGCCGAGATCGCACCGGGGCGCGTCGAGCCCGCCCGCCTGGCCACCGTGCAGTCGCAGCGCATCGAGCGGCTCGGGCCCTTCTGGCCCTGA
- the pcnB gene encoding polynucleotide adenylyltransferase PcnB, producing the protein MIKKFIDKLLGKGAPGAGRGKNRFGKREEVPASVHGINPELVDRRAADVVRTLKAAGYEAYIVGGAVRDLLLGLRPKDFDVATNATPEQVKGLFRRAFIIGKRFRIVHVVHGRGREHEVIEVSTFRAYLDNTAIEQQVSGNEKTSKQQLVGMQHAVDASGRVLRDNVWGPQDEDATRRDFTVNAMYYDPETQVVVDYHKGIQDAKKKLLRMIGDPATRYREDPVRIIRAVRFSAKLAGLGFTIEPKTAGPLIESQALLADVPQSRMFDEMLKLLQTGHALATIAQLKKLDMATGIYPLLDVVVERADSSFVSAALADTDRRVGEGKPVAPSFLLACVLWQDVKTGWDRRIAQREQPFPALQDAIDDVFERRIGDVSGRGKLAADMREIWVMQPRFDKRVGSTPYSMVAQARFRAGFDFMRLRADVGEVEEALAEWWQEFQHADDMRRDDMIDQAREEQKSRQRKAQPVVRRVPRPAAEADGAAASPGEGRPAAAPSRGDQEGQDGQDHEHDGGEDPAGDGQAAPKKRRRRRRKPSGGGGGEGAAPAASSGPSGD; encoded by the coding sequence ATGATCAAGAAGTTCATCGACAAACTGCTGGGCAAGGGCGCCCCCGGCGCCGGCCGCGGAAAGAACCGCTTCGGCAAGCGCGAGGAAGTGCCTGCCTCGGTGCACGGCATCAACCCCGAACTGGTGGACCGCCGCGCGGCCGACGTGGTGCGCACGCTCAAGGCGGCGGGCTATGAGGCCTACATCGTGGGCGGCGCCGTGCGCGACCTGCTGCTGGGCCTGCGGCCCAAGGACTTCGACGTAGCCACCAACGCCACGCCCGAGCAGGTCAAGGGCCTGTTCCGCCGCGCCTTCATCATCGGCAAGCGCTTTCGCATCGTGCACGTGGTGCACGGCCGCGGCCGCGAGCACGAGGTGATCGAGGTCTCCACCTTCCGTGCCTACCTGGACAACACCGCCATCGAGCAGCAGGTGAGCGGCAACGAAAAGACCAGCAAACAGCAGCTGGTGGGCATGCAGCACGCCGTGGACGCCAGCGGCCGCGTGCTGCGCGACAACGTCTGGGGCCCGCAGGACGAAGACGCCACGCGCCGCGACTTCACCGTCAACGCGATGTACTACGACCCCGAAACGCAGGTCGTGGTGGACTACCACAAGGGCATCCAGGACGCGAAGAAAAAGCTGCTGCGCATGATCGGCGACCCGGCCACGCGCTACCGCGAAGACCCGGTGCGCATCATCCGCGCCGTGCGTTTCTCGGCCAAGCTCGCGGGCCTGGGATTCACCATCGAGCCCAAGACGGCGGGCCCGCTGATCGAGTCGCAGGCGCTGCTGGCCGACGTGCCGCAAAGCCGCATGTTCGACGAAATGCTCAAGCTGCTGCAGACGGGCCACGCGCTGGCCACGATCGCGCAGCTCAAGAAGCTGGACATGGCGACCGGCATCTACCCGCTGCTGGACGTGGTGGTCGAGCGCGCCGACTCCTCCTTCGTGAGCGCCGCCCTGGCCGACACCGACCGCCGCGTGGGCGAGGGCAAGCCCGTGGCGCCGAGCTTCCTGCTGGCCTGCGTGCTGTGGCAGGACGTGAAGACCGGCTGGGACCGGCGCATCGCGCAGCGCGAGCAGCCGTTTCCCGCGCTGCAGGACGCCATCGACGACGTGTTCGAGCGGCGCATCGGCGACGTGTCGGGCCGCGGCAAGCTGGCCGCCGACATGCGCGAGATCTGGGTCATGCAGCCGCGTTTCGACAAGCGCGTGGGCTCCACGCCCTACAGCATGGTGGCCCAGGCACGCTTTCGCGCCGGCTTCGACTTCATGCGCCTGCGCGCCGATGTGGGCGAGGTCGAGGAGGCGCTGGCCGAATGGTGGCAGGAGTTCCAGCACGCCGACGACATGCGCCGCGACGACATGATCGACCAGGCCCGCGAAGAGCAGAAGTCCCGCCAGCGCAAGGCCCAGCCCGTCGTGCGCCGCGTGCCCCGGCCTGCGGCGGAGGCGGACGGCGCTGCCGCCTCCCCTGGCGAGGGCCGCCCGGCCGCAGCCCCCTCCCGCGGCGATCAGGAAGGGCAGGACGGCCAGGACCATGAACACGATGGCGGCGAAGACCCGGCCGGCGACGGCCAGGCCGCCCCCAAGAAGCGCCGCCGGCGCCGCCGCAAGCCTTCGGGCGGTGGTGGCGGCGAGGGCGCGGCCCCCGCGGCCTCGTCCGGCCCTTCGGGCGATTGA
- a CDS encoding HAD family hydrolase, whose translation MNPEPPAQRPRLALFDLDHTLLPLDSDYEWGEFTIRIGWNDPVEFGRRNDEFYAHYQAGTLNVHDYVRFAIEAVRQRGPEAAAAAHAQFMREVIGPAIHPQALELVRQHQAAGDQVVIITATNEFVTGPIAQALGVDELLSMGLARDAQGWYTGAIEGTPTMREGKVRRMEEWLAARGLAWSGVESTFYSDSMNDVPLLETVDHPVATNPDPRLRALAQQRGWRILDLFPTQP comes from the coding sequence ATGAACCCTGAACCCCCGGCGCAACGCCCTCGGCTGGCCCTGTTCGACCTCGACCACACGCTGCTGCCGCTCGACTCCGACTACGAGTGGGGCGAGTTCACCATCCGCATTGGCTGGAACGACCCGGTGGAGTTCGGCCGCCGAAACGACGAGTTCTACGCCCATTACCAGGCCGGCACGCTGAACGTGCACGACTACGTGCGCTTCGCCATCGAGGCCGTGCGCCAGCGCGGGCCCGAGGCCGCCGCAGCGGCGCATGCGCAGTTCATGCGCGAGGTGATCGGGCCCGCCATCCATCCGCAGGCGCTGGAGTTGGTGCGCCAGCACCAGGCGGCGGGCGACCAGGTGGTCATCATCACGGCCACCAACGAGTTCGTGACCGGCCCCATCGCCCAGGCGCTGGGCGTGGACGAGCTGCTCTCCATGGGCCTTGCGCGCGACGCGCAGGGCTGGTACACCGGCGCCATCGAGGGCACGCCGACCATGCGCGAAGGCAAGGTGCGGCGCATGGAAGAATGGCTGGCGGCGCGCGGCCTGGCCTGGAGCGGCGTGGAGAGCACGTTCTACAGCGACTCCATGAACGACGTGCCGCTGCTCGAAACCGTCGATCACCCGGTGGCCACCAACCCCGACCCCCGCCTGCGGGCGCTCGCGCAGCAGCGTGGCTGGCGCATATTGGATCTCTTTCCCACCCAACCATGA
- the hda gene encoding DnaA regulatory inactivator Hda codes for MKQLALDIGLATGPTLSRFFAGTNEAALQHLRLAVGDGAVEVLRSPVPTYLWGESGSGKTHLLEAVREALREQGASVGWLDASVAEPTAFDDRWSAVLLDEVHLYNTAQQAAAFNWFVNAISPAVGEPRWVLAAGQTPPADLPLRDDLRSRLGWGHIFQLHLLGEAERRAVLRQEADARGIFLGDDVMDYMLKRFSRDLGSLMQLLDQLDSFALRTQRAITIPLLRAMLESE; via the coding sequence ATGAAGCAGCTCGCGCTCGACATCGGCCTGGCCACCGGGCCCACGCTGTCCCGGTTCTTCGCCGGCACCAACGAGGCGGCCCTGCAGCACCTGCGGCTGGCCGTGGGCGATGGCGCCGTCGAGGTGCTGCGCTCGCCGGTGCCCACCTACCTCTGGGGCGAGTCGGGCAGCGGCAAGACCCACCTGCTGGAGGCCGTGCGTGAGGCGCTGCGCGAGCAGGGCGCCTCGGTCGGCTGGCTCGATGCCTCGGTGGCCGAGCCGACGGCGTTCGACGACCGCTGGTCCGCCGTGCTGCTGGACGAGGTGCACCTGTACAACACGGCCCAGCAGGCCGCCGCCTTCAACTGGTTCGTCAATGCCATCAGCCCCGCCGTGGGCGAGCCCCGCTGGGTGCTGGCTGCCGGCCAGACGCCGCCGGCCGACCTGCCGCTGCGCGACGACCTGCGCAGCCGCCTGGGCTGGGGCCACATCTTTCAGCTGCACCTGCTGGGCGAGGCCGAGCGCCGCGCGGTGCTGCGCCAGGAGGCCGACGCGCGCGGTATCTTCCTGGGCGACGATGTGATGGACTACATGCTCAAGCGCTTCTCGCGCGATCTGGGCAGCCTCATGCAGTTGCTGGACCAGTTGGACAGCTTCGCCCTGCGCACCCAGCGCGCCATCACCATTCCCCTGCTGCGGGCCATGCTGGAGTCCGAATAG